Sequence from the Maniola jurtina chromosome 23, ilManJurt1.1, whole genome shotgun sequence genome:
tatttttagaaaaatctaaaacaccacagacacagatattagtttctagaatatgtctgcaaaatttcatggactttggttgcttagtattcaaatgaaattggaactacgattgtatgaaacgagtgacggagagctGCAGCTGCATGTGCAAATGATAACATGTTTCACccacagagtaggtacattgCGAGAGCTATTTATAAACTGCAAAGCTGCAAGGTTACTTTTTCCTTGTTTACATAGCTGCTAGGCAAGTGCAACACGaagtagaaataaaaataccgTAATGTTATGGTAATACTGGTTTTCTGTTTATTCAGAagatacttataaaataatcataacCAACCATACATCGTTATACAGTCATACATAGTTTAATATACGCAAAACATACAATTACACACAAAGCTCAGTCtcgtaaagaaaaaaaaattaagacacTGCGCACGATTTTTTCTTTGTACTTCCTATTGCTTATTTATCTCCGTTAGCATTAGCCTGTGAAGTTTGGTCCTTGATCTCCTTTCGAACGGGGCCGGTTTGAGCTATGGGCACACTTCGCTCGTTCTTCAAAGCTGGAGCAACTTTTGGTGCAATAATGCTCAGTACACCATCAGATGAGAGTCTGGATTCAACTGTTTCAGGGTTGCATCCTTCAGGAAGGGCGTATTTCCGAGTAAACTGCCGGGAAATGTATCCATGCTCGTCTTGCTTTTCCTCGTGTTTGCCTTCAACGACGATGAAGCCGTCGGCCGTCTTCACTGAGATTTCTTCAGGGGCAAAATGTTGGACGTCTAGGTTGACTTGGAATTTGTCCTTGTCCGATTTGATGGTTGAGCCGATATCTCTTGCAACTGCGGCCATTTGACGCCATGGCCTGTAATAATCCCGTGAGAGCATAGGAGCCACCGCTGCCGTTAGCAAGTCTTCAGGTGTTAAAGCTAGGCCAAAGTCCTGATCGATGAGCCGGTGAGGGTGAGCGATGGCGTGAGGTCGGTCACACCCGATGATAAATGGTAATAGAGACATTGTAGATTGTTGTGTAGAACTTACTTGAATAGAACTTGTAGGTCGCAGTGCGGTCGCACCAAATTGTTTACTGTGTCGCTTTCTTGAATTGACTGTAAAAACGCCGGCCGGCGTGGCTTTTATATGAGAGAggtgcgccatctagtgacaagtaGAAATTTCTAGTGCACTTTATTTGTGTGAGTAGCATATTGTACAGAGCCTGCGCCGCGCCTACTATTGAACAATAGCGAAAATTCTGGCAAGTTCGCGCAGGGTTCAGCTGTTCGGGCCGTCAGCTGAGAGTCTCGTCGTTTATCGACACAGTTCTCGAAAAGGTGTTAGGTAGTATTGATTGTATTGTGTATTGGTATTGATATTGAcacagaatatataatagtTACGTTAGTATTATTAAGTCAATGATAATAACGCTGTATTGTATGAATTTGTTATCAGAAATGCTGCAATTTTAGTGCATAACATAGATAACGACTTAATGAATGATGaaagttatttttgtatattttgctcTTTGATGGTTAACAGCGCATACCTATAATATGAGAAAAGGACTATCTTTTTATGCAGAACTTACGAATTCTATACTTAGTCTAGCTAAAGCTTTCTATTGATCCTGCCTCACAGACAGCTGACTCATAGATAATAGGTACATGGGGCTTTACTGGTCTGTGcagaatataataaaactaggtAGAGCataggtagagcttgtctattttgaaatgacgcctACTTTTTTTATCTAAGATAGGTACATATCGACCTATTTATTATTCCACACGAAAATCAAAAACCAGCAAAGTGCAAGTCGGGCttagcttttttagggttccctacataattatgaacatcatcataattttggatgtatgaaatCGAGCTTGAACATAGCAATAAACTGAAGAAacccccaaaaaatgttcgttagTTTTGTTATGTTATGTGTTGTTTAGTTAtgttttgggtacggaaccctaaaaacggcataagtaggtaggtacctattatattgtTACCGTAAAGAAAGCTGGGACCTGGGTTCTAAGTTGGGGTTCTCTATTGTATACttacatgtaggtacctataactgcaaataatattttttgagttattatcGCCAAAAACTGTGGGATTCTTCAAAACCTAATGTTTCTGTAAAATAATGCTACTTACGTAGAATCAACGGAGGTACCTACAGCTACATATAAGTATAAATGTTTGTTATTACTTGTGCCATtacttaataggtaagtatacctacttagtttttaatttggttCTACGTACCTAGGATTCTCTTTCAGAAatattaactaagtacctacctatataagtacctactcagcatagaaataaaaatactctAGTCAATGCTACTTAGTTTTAGAAATTTCCCATGTTTTTGGcgataagtaagtagttacctaactcacaaaaaatattctttgCAGTTAACGGCTTTTTACGGTTcctttacggttccgtaccccaaaagtaCAAACGGAACGcaagaatcactttgttgtctgtctgtgtctgtccgtctgtcgtatctgttaagaaaacctatagggtacttcacgttgaATAATGAAACTTCGCAGATAAGTAGGTCTTAGGTAAGTATAGCTCATGTAAAGGTAAAAacctgaaaaccgcgaatttgtggttacatcacaaaaaaaaaatgttcatgaacaaataataagaaggtaggtacttacctattttcgattttcaaagtgagataactataccaagtggggtatcatatgaaagggctttacttgtacattctaaagcagattttatttatttttattcataatagtttttgatttatcgtgcaaaatatcgaaaaaaatacccgagttcgaaaccctcggtgcacgagtctgactcgcacttggccggttttttataaggACGGCAGCCTTAATACTTATCTTCCATTAAATTCCTAAACACATTATTACCCATGTAGttatgtaagtatacctactcatCGCTGTTATTCCCCAATACCTACCTGTAGGTACACACACCGACATGTATTGTATACATGATTCTACATTCTACAAGTGTGTCTGTACCACACTAGTAATTTTGTTCTAGGTattcgggaatcgaacctgtgATGCGTGCACGCATTATAAATTTATTGATAGGTAATTACTATATATCGTAGGTATCTACTAAGATATTTAGCTATAATAGCTAATATAGTAGCTATAATACGTCCATGTACTTAACTAAGTTATGACTATGACGACCTACGAAGTCCAGACGGCCTGGAATGTACTCGAAAATATCGATTAGCCACCCCGCCGCCGCGCTGTCACAGGGTTGTAAAGGTCAGTGACACCAAGACTAAGACTCAAAGTTTAGATAAGCTACTTCCCGCTAGATGTCCttatttatcaaatattttaattataaaatcattgtacctacataatcaATGCCGTTATTGCGGTATGCAAGCAAAAATATCGATAATTAACAACTGCTTTTAACGATAccttataaaaaaacaaaaggtaAACATCAGTACGTGGTCCACCCAGATTTGCGAAAAAGACCACGTCAGACTTTTCCAGAAGGATCCACTTGCCACTAGATGGCGGTATTCATATATAAAACAAGCAGCGCGATTCAAGCGCGTTATTCGAAATCTGAATCTTGCGAAGACAGTGTGTGAAGAATAATAATTGAAGTGCGATTTATTTAGATTGTTTGGAGAATTTTGAAACGTTAAAGTGTGTCATTCAATAATCAAAACTATGGAgaaattaatgaaattatttttggtGGCCATAATTTTCGGAGCGGTTCAAGCGGAAGAACAATGTCCACAAAAACGACAGGCTAACGTTGGTAACAGGCTCATCGACCAAGATTTTGGATTGGAACTAACACCAGACGATTTAATCACATCCATGATGTCTcccttcatgttccgggattaCTTCCGACCTTGGCGGTATATGGAGGCGCTCACCAGAGATTTAGGATCAACTATAAAGACTGAGAAAGACAAGTTCACTATCAATTTGGATGTCCAACACTTCGCTCCAGAAGAAATCAGTGTCAAGACCGCTGATGGTTATGTGACGATAGAAGCAAAACACGAAGAAAAGAAAGATGAACATGGATTGATTTCGCGGCAGTTTGTAAGAAAATACTCTTTGCCAGAAGGCGTAGAGCCCGAAAATGTGGTGTCGCAACTATCAAGTGATGGAATTTTAACTATAACAGCACCTAGGAAGGAGGTTGAGGGTAAAGGCGAACGGGTAGTGCCCATCACCCAGACAGGTCCAGTCCGCAAGGAGGCTAAGGAATCGAAGGAAGATAAATCGTGTTCGGCtgaaaaatgtaattaaaaatctatCTGTAATGCCAAAGAGGCCTATCTTTCAAAGACTGATATGTGATAGTtactaaaataaacatttttaaatctttacccgactttttatttattatacattgaACTATCATACAATACATAacaaatgagttctcacgcgccatttaaATTGTAcctgtcaaatatcatgtcaaaagtacgaatttggtccttattttaaaggtaagTTGGACATGATacttgacccatagagttaatataataatatggcgcgtgagaagttatTTTGTATGGACTGATATAGGAACTATAATCTCGGCTTATTTATCACCATTTTAGTTAGGGCCCCGTTGCAACGGACTCTTATTAGGTACGTTTCcactgctctccgtccgtctatctgtctgtcagcgggctatatcgcATGAACGGTAAATTATGGTCGTTCTGCTGTGAAaactattgccgctataataaccaGACTacagtacctaattaatatcaattatttttttaaaggtctactatattattataaacgaaaaaactttaaatgatgccgatggtacggaacccttcgtgtgcaaccCCGGATCATGGTCCACGAATCCAGAGCCATATAGCCAATAAAAAACAACAAATGTCTGATGTGTCAAATCTGTCAaatcaaaaatacaaaatgaaaacaaaaagtaaaaacatttttttcaattttacacAGCTCTTTGATTAATTCTTGTTATTTacctgtttaaatattttaatttttataacaaagtattaaaaaaaaatggtgaaTTATTGCTGCATACCAAGTTGCGGCCGGAACAGTAGAAATCAcaaacatttgaatttttacGGCTTGCCTAAGGAATTACACCGGTAAGTACGTTTTTTAGATGACTAACGAGTGGTAATAAAACAaacttgataatattatatctaactagatgatgcccgcgactccgtccgcgtggatttaggtttattttaaaaccccgtgggaactctttgcttttccgggattaaaagtgaccgaagttaatttccgggacgcaagctacctctgtaccaattttcatataaatcggtttaacggatagattcttaagagtcccgtaggaactctttgattttccgggataaaaagtagcctacgtccgtccccgggatgtaagctaactctgtaccaaatttcattaaaatcggttcagcggttgagctgtgaaaacgtagcagacagacagacagacacactttcgcatttaaaatattagtatggatataaatggcatagtaggtataaaatacacTTGATAGTTCTTGAGAGTGTGGATGTTTAAATCTGACACAAActactacctatttattaaatgtGCATTAATAGTGCAAATCAAGTTAAAACTAAAGGAGGtcgctttaaataaataatataataaaaaagccttatatttatccttaataaatttctaaacaaagtattggttgacaaaaaaataatttttattttaattttaaggacctctcattgagtaaaggcctcctccagattTCTCCAGGTCTTCCTGTCTAGAGCCTTTTTTTCCAGTTTATGCCTCCCGtttctttgatttcattttCCCAGCTTTCTACAGGTCTACCTCTCTTTCGTTTCCCAATTGGGCCACGCCATTCAGTCAAAGGAGGTCGCTTTACCagcttgaaaaaaaaattaatttaataactagGCCACTTGAAATGCTTACAATGCTTCttcattattaaattttagcCAAAAGCTATGGCTCCAGCTCGCCTGCAGACATGACCTGCTAGATAAGGACATGGAAAAGCTTCGGAAAACGATCAGATTCTGCTCCAGACACTTTCCACCCAATGCCATAGTGAACCGGCATTTGAGTCAAGATGCCCTGCCGTCTGAAAGCTTACCAGGGTCTATTGATGAAGGTGATTAATCACTTATccgctaaattaaaattagtttagtATTTCTACTGAAATATAGAGATttcctctgtctgtctgtatgttaaAGTCATtaaagtcatttatttattcaaattgggtactaatgtacactttctgattgtcaaacaatgatgtagtgctgataataattaattacgttaacttaaaagtaaagctacgagggttccaaacgcgcccaagtctgagaagagcccacaacaaacgtAGCCCGGTTTTTTTCCATTAATTACCAAtctcataaaattttaaaaacttgtggGACTGGCTTGCACCTACCTGCTTTGCTCCCTATAAACCAGTATGTAAGACAAAGACAGAGTAATTACTTAATATCACATGAGCTCTCTTGCTTGATTGCTCACTATTTGTATGACAAAACAGATATGTGCTAGGCATTCTAGTATGATGCTATGTATGTAGAAACTGATAAGGCGTACTATGGGcttacctcttccaagttagtcccttccatcttagaatgcatcTTAACttgccaggtgagattgcagccaagggccaacttgtaatagaaataataatattcaagaCAATATTTCCAGATGAACCCGACACTCCAGAGAGACACGAAGGCATTATCTGTGACAGCTGCCAGGATCCTGTGCAGGGGTTCCGCTACAAGTGTGTGACGTGTGACAACTTTGATCTGTGCCAGAAATGTGAGATGCTCGAACGACATCCACATCACTATATGCTACGGATACCCAAATCTATTAAATTTGTGAGTAGGGCTTAGTATAAGTTTGTACATCTGGAAAATATCGATAGATTTTTGACTATTGATAAAACTATCAAGTCAATGTAAAATGGATCTAAAATCTTTTGTGTTAAGGTTCAAGTTCACTAATACGCCTACATCCAGTGTAGCAAGCAGAAACTTTGTTACCAAGATATTTTTAGTGCTGCATAAATAATTTTTACACAATGATGTTTAGATAGTTTTTCCAATTTTACAGTTATTCAATACTTAAAATCTATCAATGTACAATTTAATCTTTTACTAAAAATACCCgattatagtacgcgacaggtctagatggcaatcggggtataaggTAGGGGGACGCACGTCGCTCGCGTTATTCTATACCGGATTAGTGCAGGAGCTGTGAGAGTGTGCGGGCCGTCCCCACCCCGATATCTCATAACAGTACCTAATCTTTTATCCATAAAACATTAATGTAGATACTTTAAgctaaaaaattactttttctATTCCAGAAACTCGCTGACGATTTAATAAACAAATGGCGCAACTTATTTCAAAAAGAGCATGTATTACCAGAATATGACTCTTCAAGTGATGACGAACCCGTCACGAAGTACATTAAAACGTACGACAGTGGCATAGATTTGACAGAAGATGACAAAAATGTTATAAGAAATGAGGTAACGAGAGCAATAAATGTTGCAAAGCAGAAAGTTCTGACACAAGTTGTAAAGGAAAAAGAAAAGAGgtcaaataaaagaaaagaaaccaATGCTGTACCAAAAGTAGAatataaaatagttaaaatgGATGAAGTAGAAGTACAAGGCGATTTTCAAGAAAATCAAGCAGCACCAGAATTGGCCTTTGCGGATGTGAATGAGGAGTTGAAGTTTGACCAGGCAGATGTAAAGCCGCCAGTAACAGATGCACCTCTAGCTGTTGCTATGCCTAATAATACGAACATGACAGGTACACTACTATTATTAACCAATAAAATAACCCTGTGTGAGAACATGCATaaggattttttaacccccgacccaaaaagaggggtgttataagtttgacgtgtgtatctgtgtatctgtgtatctgtctgtggcatcgtagcgcctaaacgactgaaccgattttaatttagtttttttgtttgaaaggtggcttgatcgagagtgttcttagctataatctaaaaaaattggttcagccgtttaagagttatcagctcttttctagttttcttgtagaaaagaaggttagataaccgttaggttcttaatattctgtcaatagacaaatgtcaagctgtcaagatggacgttgtctaaatacataattatttatttgaaaatgatgttttggaaaactcaaatactttggatcgtcgggggtgttataaatttttaatttacacttgttaataaatGTATAGGCATGCAATTGACTGCCATCACACCGAACAGATGATGCAGGTGGTGGAGAAGGTGTCAGAAAGTGAAGCGCGCCTGCccagaaaatgcctattcattcttaaGGTCATAGCACACATATCAATTGCGAAAAGGATGTGTGCTATGCTTTTAAAGGTTCTGTAGTCAGGCTAAAGTAGGgccaatttataaaaaaaaaatgttttattcatagtgttttattacaaagttGTTGAATTTTGATGAAGTTTCAAATCTATTAAATTGGCCTTACTTTTTTCactcataatttaaaaatatccttTAATGAAGTACCATTCGAGAACAAACCATAGTTCTTTCGACTTTCATGTTCAGGCCGTTagcctgattttttttttaaatttaaatgtgcCTGTATGTAGCTGTAACAGATTTCTACAATGGTGCCAAATTTTGCCTTATGGctcttataattaattttaaaaattgatgtGATATACAGACACAAAGGCGAACAGGTAGATTCCTTTTTCAGTATGAAAtcctaaaaaaaacattttctatGCCCCTGATTTGATGCCAACTCTTGAACAtctaaaatagtaataattaattaattactcttTACATAAAGTTAGTAATGTCccaaactaatttttttttcattacagTTGAAAACCAGCCAATGCTCTATGTCACACTGAGTAACGACCTATCACAGTTTATGATAGAGCTTGCTGATAACAATGCCAGTGGAAGCAGTATGATGAAATGAAAAGTTTTTTGTGAATGAAATTTTTCTGAAACAAGAAGAATAAATTGAATGTGTTTGTGATATTTTGCACTAACTACATGTTCGTAATATGTTacgtaattaagtaattattattattaagtaggtacctaatttatggaagtagttacttacctactaagttaGGTActttgtgtaaataaaaaaaaattgttattatttttttacttgacATAGTTCCTACGCACTCCCAtctataagtatacctattaatattatttatgtttctgGATTATTACGTATTCTTAGCTGATGAGTACCGTATTATTAAAGGTCACCTAAAAGATGAGACACCTACCAAGATGCCAtgaacataatatgtatatacatatgtaggtatgtagttagCCAATAGCCATGAAGACTGAAGTAGAAACAAAATCCCTAGTGaatcaattttgttttatgGCGCCGTGCACCAGACGGAAACCAGATTAATGGTCTCTGTCGGGATGTACTGTATTCGGTAGTGAAAAGGCTCaaaaaagctagaacccagagccttaaaaccagttaaaaaattgaatatgAAATGTCCAAGTGTCAATtcgattttgactttgacaattATTTGAAATGTCAATTGTCAAATGGCTTCAAGCAAGCAAATCGCTTTTTTGTtgtgattattttatttgattaaaatgcaattaacaataatttatattaatctTATGTACTTATAAGATTATGCAAAACATATGTTTAACCAAAAGATTGCGCAACAGTGACATAAATGTTAAGGTTATAGTTAAACAAACCGAAGTGTTGTGTTTGTGAATATGGATCCCGGCGGAGGTTCCAGTAAATCTGGCAAAAAGGATGCCGAATCCTTACCATCGAGTAAAGCTGCGACATCGGTAAGTTTCTATACCATTACTGGAATGATATTCTAGGCAGCGTAGTAAACGGTTGGTAAGTATCTGCTGGTAGGCTTACATACTATTTATTTCACGTAAGGTGATAGCTGGCCTTGAACCTGTGCAGTAGGTGATCGATCTACTTAAGAATACACAGTCTAGAGACTTATTCCGCCGCTCATTGGCCATGTTTCATAATGTCTAGGTAAACCGTAAATTTTAAAGCGATAGTTGAATTTATAGTTACtaattactattaaaaaaatatccaaaaactTTCAACAgacagaataaaaaaaaccacagacggatgaaaattatgaaaaaatc
This genomic interval carries:
- the LOC123877409 gene encoding protein lethal(2)essential for life-like; amino-acid sequence: MSLLPFIIGCDRPHAIAHPHRLIDQDFGLALTPEDLLTAAVAPMLSRDYYRPWRQMAAVARDIGSTIKSDKDKFQVNLDVQHFAPEEISVKTADGFIVVEGKHEEKQDEHGYISRQFTRKYALPEGCNPETVESRLSSDGVLSIIAPKVAPALKNERSVPIAQTGPVRKEIKDQTSQANANGDK
- the LOC123877410 gene encoding protein lethal(2)essential for life-like, translated to MEKLMKLFLVAIIFGAVQAEEQCPQKRQANVGNRLIDQDFGLELTPDDLITSMMSPFMFRDYFRPWRYMEALTRDLGSTIKTEKDKFTINLDVQHFAPEEISVKTADGYVTIEAKHEEKKDEHGLISRQFVRKYSLPEGVEPENVVSQLSSDGILTITAPRKEVEGKGERVVPITQTGPVRKEAKESKEDKSCSAEKCN
- the LOC123877404 gene encoding uncharacterized protein LOC123877404, whose translation is MVNYCCIPSCGRNSRNHKHLNFYGLPKELHRQKLWLQLACRHDLLDKDMEKLRKTIRFCSRHFPPNAIVNRHLSQDALPSESLPGSIDEDEPDTPERHEGIICDSCQDPVQGFRYKCVTCDNFDLCQKCEMLERHPHHYMLRIPKSIKFKLADDLINKWRNLFQKEHVLPEYDSSSDDEPVTKYIKTYDSGIDLTEDDKNVIRNEVTRAINVAKQKVLTQVVKEKEKRSNKRKETNAVPKVEYKIVKMDEVEVQGDFQENQAAPELAFADVNEELKFDQADVKPPVTDAPLAVAMPNNTNMTVENQPMLYVTLSNDLSQFMIELADNNASGSSMMK